The DNA sequence GTTCGATTGGAAAAAGTTTCAAAAAGAAAACAAAGATAAAGTAAAAGATTGGCTAAAAGCACCATTTAAGAAAAAAGTAAAATGGAATAATCTCACAACCAATAAGGAAAAAGTTACTTTTTTATACAAAGCATTTTTACAGAGAAAAACTGAAGAGGGTACTGTTTTAAAAGAAACGAATACTACTTATGAAAATATAAAAGAGATTTGTGCGAAATCAAATGAAAATATTGAGGATTATAGTAAGGTCGCTGAAATATATAGTAAAGGCATATATGGAAAAGAAACACAGCTAACAGAATTAGACGTCGATCAAATAAAGAATATTATTGAAGACGAGAAATAGTCAACGAAAATGAAACTATTTAAGTGCGCGACATGCTTAAATAGTTTTTCTTAAAAGATAAGAAATTTGAGGTGGAAATGATGCCACTCGTAGTAGCGAGGAGATCACTCATGTGGCATCATTTCTTTATCGCATCTAAAAAAAATCTAAAAACGAGCTTCACCAACCTCGTTTTTAGTTTTCCTTATAAAAAATAAGTTACATTTTGAGCAGATCGGGTAATTAATAGTTATAGTAATTTAAAAAAGGAATGGTCATACGTGTTGAAAAGCAGCAAGGGGAAGACAATTGTATTTTTATTAATGATAAGTTTGGTAGGAGCTATCGTTTATCAGTTCTTAACTAGACCAAATTATATAGCTGTATCGAATTGGGAGGTTCATGAATCTATAGATGAGGTTGGCTGGTCAGCAGAAAAACTAAATCGTGCAAGAGAATATTTTGATTCACTCGATTCCACAGCTGCAATGGCAATCTATGATGGCAAAATACTTTTCTCCTGGGGAGATGTAACCAAAAATACTAATGCACATTCTGTAAGGAAAAGTTTCTTAAGTAGCTTATACGGTATTCAAGTAGAAGAGGACTTAATAAATCTCCAACATACTTTAGACGAGCTCAACATTTCTGATGAGCCACCGTTAGCCGAGAACGAAAAATTAGCTACTATTGAGCATTTATTAACATCAAGTTCAGGTGTTTTTCATAAAGCCGGTGAGGAGTCTTGGTCAATGAGGCGTAATCGTCCAAGCAGAGGCAGTCATGAGCCTGGCACACATTTTTATTATAATAATTGGGATTTTAACGTTTTAGGTACGATTTATAATGATGAAACAGATTCTGATCTGTTTCATCATTTTCAAAATAAAATTGCAGAACCTATAGGAATGGAGGACTTTTCTTTATACGAAACAGAATATAAAAATGAGGAAAGTAGATCTATACATCCCTCGTATTTATTTCAAATCTCTGCTCGTGATATGGCGAGATTCGGTTTGCTATATTTACAAGAAGGGTATTGGGGCGAAGATCAAATAATCCCGCAAAATTGGGTAAAAGAAAGTACGAGCGTGCAAATGGAAGTACCGAATAATGAGGTTTATGATTATGGCTATATGTGGTGGGTAGCAACAGATGGTCCATTTAAAGAGTTGGGACTATATTCAGCTGTTGGTCGATATGGACAATCTATTGATATCGTCCCAGAAGAAAATCTAGTTTTTGTCCATCGTGTTGATTCTAATCGAAGGACGTTAAGCTTTCTACAAGGAAATGTAAGTCAAAAAGAGCGTCTTCATTTACTAAGCCTAATACTAGCTGCTAAAGAATAAAATAAAAGCGAAAGAGGTTTACTCTGAAAGGTAGATTATCACCTTTTGAGTAAACCTGTTTGTATAGTAATTACCCTCGTATTTTATTTAAGAAGAGTATTTTAAATGTTCTTCCCGATATTTCTTCGATTTATTGTCAAGATTGTTGTTTTTTAGACCAACTCCAACTTTTCCAACAATATATTGACCAAAATTCCATTGATTTAAGAATTGGATTGTGGCAATAGATAAAAATATGCTGGCAGAGAATAAAGCAAAGATAGATATAGAAATAGGTAAGGAAACGCTAATCAAATTCAATACATATTGTAATGCTAAAATATAAAAGAAGTGGAGCAAGTAAATACCGAAAGAATACTTACTTATTGTAAGTAAAAATGAAGGGATGTTATTTTTTATTTTCGTTGCAATTAGAAATAAGAACATTGCTACAATGGTTGTGTGTAATAGTATATCGATTCTTTTAGAGCTATGAATGACGAGTATTTCATTATGATAAAGATATAGTAAGATAAAACTCGAGAGCAATGGTCCAAAAAGAACGATATTTTTATATTTCTTTACATAACTCACTACTTTTTCAAAGTAAAGGCCACTGTAATAACCTACTGCAAAATAAAAAATCCAACCAACAAAAGGGACCCAATAAAACCTCTCCCAAATATACTCTGCAAAAGGAAAGCTTAATGGTTCGGTATAGTTAAAAAAACTTAAATAAGCAATGTTTACTAGGAAAGCAAAGCTTATGACTTTAAATGGTGACATTTTTTTTAATTGTTTATGCACGAGAAGATAAATAACATAAAATTGAAAAATGATTAACACAAAGTAACCATGAAAATCACCGATCACCGCGTTGGCTACAAACTTCACTCCCCAATCACTAAAGGAACTCATATAAGGGATGGAGTAGAAAAAAGCCATGATAATAAAAGGGACGTATATTAGCTTTAATCTTTTATTTAGGAAGTTTTTCGGCATTTCCTTATTTCTATAAGAAAAGGAAAGCAGAAAGATTGATATAAAAATAAACATTGGTGTACCAAAATATAAAAGTATATTCATTGAATCATAGAATCTATAACTAAAGCTACTAACTGAATAGTGATTTGATTGCAATGTGATTGCAATCGCATGAATGAAGACAATACTTAAACAAGCTACACTTCGTAAAAAGAATATTTCATTAACCATCATTTGTTTTTTCATTATATTTCCCACCGTATTGTAGAAATTATTTAAGTCTTTTCGATTATGTCTATTGTAAACAATACTTGTGATCAAACTTTAATTAAAATATTAAAAAACTGTTAAAAGACATTAAAAAGCTGTGTCAAAGGCGGTTATCACCTTTGCCACAGCTGATTATTCATAACCTTTTTTTCGTTGAGTTGGGAAAAAAATAGTAAACGTTGTTCCAACACCTAATTCACTTTCTACGGTAATTTCACCATGATGCAATTGAACAAGCTCTTTCACTATAGCAAGCCCTAAGCCTGTTCCTCGCTCCTTTTTTTGTCTTACCCGGTCTACTTTAAAGAATCTCTCCCAAATTCTCTTTACATCGTAGGACGGAATACCGATACCATTATCAGAAATCTTCACGCATACATTATCTTTACAATGTTCTTCGAGTTTAATAGTGATGGATCCATTTTCTGTAAATTTATTTGCATTATGTATAATGTTTTTAAAAATTTGTTCTAACCTGATCGAATCGCCAATGACTGGTGGAATGTTATCTGGTGCGTCGATAATAATATCATTATTTCTACTCTCAATAGAGGGTTGTAAGTTTAATGCGACTTTTCGAATAATTTCCTGTAGATGTACACAATACAAATCTAAAGATATATCTTGTCGTTCCAGTTTAATTAAATCCATTAAGTCGTTCACTAAATGATTCAAATACTCAGTCTCTCTATACATAATGGCATAATATTTCTGTTGTGATTCGGTATCTTTCACTAGACCGTCCTGAAGTGCTTCTAAAAAACCTTTCATAGCGGTTAGTGGTGTTCTTAATTCATGTGAAATGTTAGCAATAAAGTCGTTCCTGCGCTTTTCAAGCGTACCGCGTTCATTTTCAATCGTGTTTAGTTTTTCTGCCATTCTGTTAAAGGACTTTATTAGTTCGCTAATTTCATCAGAGAATTGATTATCATGCTCCACTCGTTTACTATAATTTCCCAATGCAATTTCATTTGTTGCTTCTTCCACTTTTTTTAAAGGTTTTGATATACTCCATGAAAGATAAGAAACTAATATAGTAACAATGATAAGGCCACCAATAATTGCCCATTGAACAATTTCACGAATATTTCTAATGGTCGAATTGATACCAGCGATAGGGGAGTGTAGTATAATTCCCCCGTGAATCTGCTCATTTGAGCCCCATGGAACTATAACAGAAAGCATGGGTCGTTCTTCACCTTCTATATCCATCACTTGTATTCGATTTTGTCCATCCATTATTTCTTTTAACAAGTCATCACTGATTGGCTCACCAACAAAAATATCTTGCCTTGAAGAAGTAGCAACAATTTGTCCGGAATCGTCAAAAAGCCATATATTTGAATTAGAAAATTCCCCTAATTGTTCAATGGTTAATAATACCTCTGGGGTAACTACTTCACTATGATAAATAGCACCATTAATACTACCAGCTTGTTGAAGCATTTCTTGACGTTTCTGATCAGTTAAGTAATCTTTAGAAGAAGTAGAGATAACTATTCCAATGATTCCGAAGCCTAGGATGAAAATAAATAAATAACTAATTAGTAACCTACGAAATAAGCTTTGGTTAATCCATTTCATGAGTGTGGTCACTCCTTTTTATTAATATGAAATTGGTAACCCACTCCCCAAACAGTATGAATACACAGAATTTGATGCTTTGCGAATTCATCACGTATTCGTTTGATATGGACATCTACTGTCCTTACATCACCAGCAAAGTCAAATCCCCACACTTTTTGTAGTAATTGTTCTCGTGTAAATACAATTTGAGGATTTTGTACTAAGTAAAGAAGTAAATCAAATTCTTTCGGACGAAAAAACAACTTTTCTCCATGGGCGATAACTTCTCTTTGATCAACTAAAATAGAAAATGAAGAGAAGGTGAAGTCTTTGTTTTCATTTGTATTAGTGTTATTAGTGAGGGCTGGCATTCGTCTAAAAATCGCTTTAATTCTAGCTACTACCTCTCGTGGACTAAATGGTTTCGTTACGTAATCATCAGCCCCAATCTCAAGGCCTAATACACGGTCTAGCTCCTCGTCTTTTGCGGTTAACATAATAATCGGGACATTGGCTTTTTTACGTATTTCTTTACATACTTCATAACCGTCTATATCGGGCATCATAATATCTAATAAAATAATATCTGGTTTCGAGGATTCAAATAAAGATATTGCCTCTTTACCATTATTAGCTTCTACGACATCATATTGGTTTTGTTTTAAATATAGGCTAATGATTTCACATACGTTAGGGTCGTCATCAGCGACAAGCACTTTTATATTGCTCATAAGTCCTCCTTATAAAAATAGGCTAACATTAAGTGGAAAAACAACGTAAGAAATGGTTATTATGGTTTGATTATAGTAAGTATTATTTTATCAATAAATAAAGAAGCTCTCCACCAATTTTATTTTTGGAGAACAAAAAAGCGAATGTCTAAATGAAAAAAGATGCACACATTGTTAGAAAAGAGGTCGACTCTAAAAGTAAAAAGTAACTTTTAAAGTCAACCTCCTTTTATTATTCTTTTATTTGTCCTGTACCGTAAATAACATATTTATAAGATGTTATTGCCTCAAGTCCCATTGGTCCTCTTGCATGTAATTTTTGTGTACTAATGCCAATTTCTGCTCCAAAACCAAACTCCGCACCATCGGTAAATCGTGTCGATGCATTATGGTATACTGCGGCGGCATCTACGAAAGTAAAAAACTTTTCAACATTTTCATTAGATTGTGTAATGATCGCTTCTGAATGCTTCGTGCCGTAGTTGGCTATATGGGTTATAGCATCATCAATTGAGTCAACGACCTTAACAGCGAGTGTTAAATCTAAAAATTCATCCGTCCAATCTGACTCCTCACCGATGTCGATACGACTATCATATTTAGAAGTCTCTACATCACCTTTTAAAGTAACATTATTTTCTACTAGCTTATCAACTAGTTGATTAAAGTATTTTTTTGCCCAACTGCGATGAACAAGCAATGTTTCTGCCGCATTACATACGGAAGGGCGTTGTGTTTTTGCGTTAATCACGATATTTGTTGCCATTTCTTCGTCAGCGGACTCATCTACAAATACATGACAATTTCCAACACCTGTTTCAAGTACTGGTATTGATGCCTTTTCTACAACTGTTTGAATTAATGATGCGCCTCCTCGAGGGATGAGTACATCTAAATATTCATTTAACGCGAACATTTTTTCTGCATTTGCTCGACTTGTATCTTCTAACAATTGTATACAATCTTTTGGTAAGGCAGACTTTTCTAAAGCTTGATGAATAACCTTCACTAATGCTTTGTTAGAGTAGGCTGCTGATGAGCTTCCTCGAAATAAAACAGTATTTCCTGTTTTTAAACATAAACTAGCTGCATCAACGGTCACATTAGGTCTCGCCTCATAAATCATTCCGATAACACCGATTGGAACTCGTTTCTTTTTAATTACCAAACCATTTGGTCGTTCAATTTCTTCCAGTGTAATTCCAATAGGGTCTTTAAGTTCGATTAAGGAGCGTAGCGCATTTGCCATCTCTTTAATTCTATCTTCTGTTAACGTTAATCGATCGATTAATGCACTAGTAAAACCTTTTTCTTTACCTAATTGTACGTCCTTGCGATTTTCTTGCAAAATTTCAATCATACAATGTTCTAATTCGGAAGCAATCAAGAGTAGTGCACTATTTTTATCATCTGTACTTGCTGCTGCCATTTCACCTGTGACACCTTTTAATAATGAAGCCTTTTGGATTAATTCATCCATCATTATCACCCTTTTTTATAGTATTAATAAATGATCTCTATGGATCGCTTCTACTGTTGCTTTATTAGTAAACTTTTTCGCATCGCAGCTATCTTTACCTTTAATTTCTAGCAATTCGTCCGAAGAATAATTTACTTGACCTTTTCCGATTATTTTCCCTTTTTCGTTTATTATTTCTACTACGGCACCTTCTTGAAAGCTTCCGTAAACTTCTGTTATACCGACAGGAAGTAGGCTTCTCCCTTTATTTAAAAGTGCCTGAACGGCACCGGTGTCGATAACAATTTTTCCAGAAGAGGAGGAGTGGAATGCTATCCACTGCTTCTTATTATTCAACACCTTTCGTTCACTTTTCCCAATATAAGTTCCATCACCTTTACCTAGTAAAATATCGTGAAGCTTAGTGGCCCCATATCCTGAACCAATAAAAATATTATTTACACCTAAAGAAAAAGCAGTTTTAGCAGCATTAATTTTTGACTTCATTCCACCAGTACCTAACTTAGAACCGTTCTCTTTCGCTTCAATTAATAGATTGCCCGTTATTTCAGGTAAAAAATGGTATTTTTTTGCATCTTTATTTTTACGAGGATCTTCATCGTAAAGTCCGTTTATATCAGTAAGAATGATAAGGTGATCTGCATGGATAAGACCACTTACTAGTGCGGAAAGCATATCATTATCTCCAAATGTTAATTCTTCTATGGAAGTAGAATCATTTTCATTGATTATTGGGACAACATCCCGTTTAAGTAGTTCAGTCAATGTAGCATAAGCATTCTTATATTGTTCTTGATTAACGAAATCATTTCTTGTGAGTAATAATTGGGCAACTGCAATGCTATGCTTTTGGAATGCTTCAGTATAGCCTTGAATGAGAAGACCTTGGCCAACCGCTGCTGCTGCCTGCTTGCCTGCAATCTTAACCGGTCTAGTTGGATAACCAAGTTTTTTGAATCCGGCAGCCACTGCTCCAGAAGAAATCAAAATTATATCGTGGCCCTTTTTCTTCAATTCCACAATTGCTTCAGTATGCTCGGTTAGTTTTCCGATATGCAATTCTCCATTATTCTTCGTTAGCGAGCTACTTCCTATTTTTACAACGATTCGTTTTTTACTCATAATTACTCCCTCTTTTTACATTAGCTCCAACAAAATTTTGACATAAAAAAAAGCCATCCTAAAAAAGGACGGAGTTTCATTCCGCGGTACCACCTTCATTGGTATGATTATACCCACTCATCACCATTAACGCTGGTTAAACGATTAGTATGATTTACTAACAGCTCATGGACAGGTTCAATAGGGTATAATACGATGAGATTTTTCAGCCAATGAATCTCACTCTCTGACGTACAACAAACTATTTACTATTCCCAATCAATGCTTTATCGAGTTTACTTTTTTTAATTATCTGATATTTGTTTATGAGAGTCAAGGCACAAGGGTGAATTATAAAATATTCTTATTGTATTGAAACAGATTTTAGACAACTGCATTGATGTTTATGTAAAAAAATGATATTCTTCTTTAAATTACTTCGATATATGAGACGATAACACTATATATGCAATTGAAAGGGGATTGATATACTTGAAGGTGAAAAAAGATGTATTAAAGAAAAGACTTGCTGTAGCTGCAAGAAAAACCCCCGCAGACAAAGTATTTAAAAATGGTCAAATTATTGATGTATTTAACGGTACTTTAATGACAGGTGATGTTGCAATCGTAGATGACACTATTGTTGGAATTGGAGATTTTGAAGGGCATATAGAGATAGATGCAACAAATAAATACATTAGTCCAGGATTTATAGATAGTCATGTACATATCGAGTCTTCCATGGTAACTCCATCACAATTTGCTAGAGTCGTTCTTCCTCATGGTGTCACAACAGTTATAGCCGACCCACATGAAATTGCCAATGTTTCTGGTACAATAGGAATTGAATTTATGTTAGATGATTCTGAAGGAATTCCCTTACATGTATTTTTAATGTTACCTTCATGTGTTCCTGCGACTCCTTTCGAAAATTCCGGTGCAAATTTACAAGCGAAAGATTTAGCGCAGTTTTATACTCATCCAAGAGTATTAGGGTTAGGCGAAGTAATGGATTACCCTTCTGTACATCATAATGACGATGTCATGATTGAAAAAATATTCGGTGCACAAGTTAATGGAAAAATCATTGATGGGCACGCTGCTGGTCTTAATAATAATGCGATTAACGTATATCGAACTGCAGGTATAAGGACAGACCACGAAGCAGTAACTAAAGAGGAGGCCGAGGAACGATTAAAGCGAGGAATGTACTTGCTTATTCGGGAAGGATCAGTGGCGAAAGACTTAACGCAGCTCTTAAAAGTAGTAACAAACAGTAATAGTAGAAGGTGTGCGTTTTGTACAGATGATAAGCATATAGATGACCTTATCCAAGAAGGGAGTGTAGACCATAATGTTCGGTTAGCTATTCAGAAAGGGATATCTCCTATTACAGCTATACAGATGGCTACAATTAATGCTGCCGAATGTTACAAGCTAGACAATAAAGGTGCTATTGCCCCTGGGTTTGATGCCGACATTATACTATTAGACAGTTTACAAGACATCGCTATAGATGAAGTATATTCTAGTGGACAACTAGTAGCAAAAAAAGGACGTTTTCTTATAAAAGAAGAAATAGGTATTAAACCGGGGGAAGACATCATAAGTAGTGTTCATGCTACTGAAATTACTGAAAAGGATATTACGTTAAGCATAAATGAAAAACAGTTAGCCAACGTCATTAGTATCATTCCAAATAGTTTAATCACAAAGCACATTGTTAAAGAAGTAAAAGGAAGAGAAGGAGCTTTTGTATCGGATATAGAAAATGACCTGTTGAAACTTGCTGTGATTGAAAGACACCATTACACTGGAAATGTGGGTCTAGGTATTGTTCATGGATTAAAGCTAAAACGTGGCGCAATAGCTACAACTATTGCACATGATTCACATAACATGATAGTTACAGGTACTTCAGATAAGGATATGCTTTTTGCCATAAAAAGTGTTGAAGAAATTGGTGGAGGATTGGTTGTTGTTTCGGAAGAAAAGGTCATCGCATCTTTACCATTACACATTGCAGGTTTAATAACAGATGATGATTACGAAATAGTTTATAAAAAACTTAATCATATTAATGATGCTTTAAGTGATATCGGTATTTCACAAGACTTTAATCCTTTTTTAACACTGTCTTTTCTGGCGTTACCTGTTATTCCAGCTCTGAAACTTACAGATATTGGATTGTTTAACGTAGATCAATTTAAACATATTAATTTGTTTGAGACTTGAAAATATTCTTACCAATTATTACAGACAATAGAAAAAAACATATTAAATGCCAAGCTAATAAAAATTAAAGAAAAAATCACTTTCCTCTTGTAATCATTTGAGGTAATCTTTAAAATAGTCAGAAATAGGCGGTTTAATAGAAGGATGGGGAGAAATATGACACTGACAATAGACAAAGTAAAAGAATTAAAGGAAAAACCAAATCCTAAACAGTTGGGATTTGGTAAATATTTCACAGACCATATGTTTATGATGGATTATGAAAGAGAGAAAGGCTGGTTTAACCCAAGAATTAAACCTTATGAACCATTATCTTTAGACCCTGCAACGATGGTTTTTCACTATAGCCAATCTGTTTTTGAAGGTTTAAAGGCTTATCGAACAGAAGATGATAGGGTGTTATTATTTAGGCCTGAAAAAAACTTTGAGCGTTTAAATGAGTCAAATAGACGATTAAGCATTCCTCTTGTTGATAATGAATTGATACTACAATACTTAAAAAAGCTAATCGAAATAGAAAAAGAATGGATTCCTAAAGAAGAAGGAACATCTTTATATATACGTCCATTTATTATACCGACAGATACTAATTTAAGGGTTGCTCCTGCGAATACATATAAACTAATGATTATCTTATCGCCAGTTGGATCTTATTATCCAGAAGGAATTCACCCTGTAAGTATTTATGTGGAACATGAGTATACAAGGGCTGTAAAGGGCGGTACAGGTACTGCTAAAACAGCAGGCAATTATTCCGCGGGCTATGTCGCCCAAGAAAAAGCCGCTCAAAATGGTTTTGCACAAGTTCTTTGGTTAGATGGTATGGAAAAAAAGTATATAGAAGAAGTCGGTAGTATGAATGTTTTTTTTAGAATTGATGATGAGGTGGTCACTCCTAAACTTAACGGGAGTATTTTACCTGGTATTACTAGAATGTCTATTATTGAGTTATTAAAATCTTGGGGAGTCCCAGTGAAGGAAAGACTTGTTTCAATGGAAGAAATTATTGAAGCATACAAAAATAACCGTCTTAAAGAAGCTTTCGGTACTGGAACTGCCGCAGTTATCTCGCCTATTGGTGAGTTAAACTGGCATAATGAACAATACATTATTAACAATAAAAAAACAGGGGAACTTTCTAAGAAGCTATATGAAACAATTACTAGTATCCAAACCGGTAGTATGAAAGATACCTTTAATTGGACTGAAGTAGTAAAATAACTTGGCTAAAATCAGGGGAGAACCTCCTGATTTTTTTCTGTTAAATACTAGTAACCAAAAAATCAGGGATTTTGCGTAATTTTTATTCTTATTTTAAATGATTATTTTTCACTTCCCAATATTGAATTTGTGGTAATTTATAATAAATCCAATAGTCCTGTAACAAGGAATAGCTAACAAATAGCATCATTTGTATTGGTATGAGTTTCATTTGCTTTCCTCCTTTGGCCAGTTTCTTAATCTTTATTACAGATGGCGGTTGTCTAATAACTTTAATATGAAAATTGTAGGACGGTGAGTATTTTATATTTTTGTCGTATATTGCGCTTGCCCAGGGAATATATGTTAGGTTGTACCAGTGATGTTGCCTATGACACAACCTAACGTTTCATATCAACCGATTATTGATTGTTCAAAAATGCTTGAATGTCGTCAACATATGGTTTTTTATTATATGCTTGGTATAAAGAAGAAGATAATCTGACTGGATCTCCAAAAAAGAATCTTTCATATTGTGTTTGACGTGTACCAAAAGAACTCATCGTTAAATCCCATGCAAGTCGAAATAATTGGACCCTGTCTTTCGCATCAGCATTTTTCGCTTGTAAATACAATTCTAGATCAGAGGAAATACTACTATTAAAGTCAGATTCTGTCGGTAATGTAATAAATCCACTAGCTCCTAATAAATGCAGTATTTCTATAAGACGAGGATATATTTTTTGATAATAGTTTGAAGCTGTCATTAAAGAAAGTGGATTTGGCACCATCATTCCAAATTCGTTTTTTATTGCACTCATTTCTGATTTTTGCAACAATGCCTTCATAATTTCAAGTGTTACGATAATTTCACTAATTTTTTCTTGGACATGTTGATATTCAGTAATAGAAATTGTTTCTGCAATCGATTCAGCTAAACCGAGTATAAATTCTGTTTTTACTACTTGACGGGAAGTCGCTTGGAATAAGAGCATTAAATTTAAACTAGTTTTTGTATATATACTTCCAACTGCATGTAAATCTTTATAAAGAAAAACTCTTTCCCATGGAACTAAAACGTGATCAAACACAACGACAGAATCAATTTCATCAAATTGAGCAGACAATGGATGATCGAACGTATTAGTAGGATGCTTCGAAAAAGGTTCCCGACATATAAATTTTAACCCTGGCGTGTTAGAAGGGATAGAGAAAGCATACGCGTAATCATTGTTAATGGCATCACCACCTGATGGTAAAACGAGTAGCTCATCTGTTACACCGCCCTGCGTCGCAAGAAGTCGAGCCCCTTGAATAACAATGCCATCACTCGTTTCATCTACTATTTTTGCAGCAATTATTTTGTCTTGGTTACTATCTAATAAGTTTATTTGGCTGTAAGGAGATCTATTTACTTGAGGATTTATAAAAGTATGGGTGAATGATAGATCATTCTTCACTGCATTTTCATAAATAGCAGTAATGTTTTCCGTATATTTTTCTTCAAAAAATGGTAGAGAGGATGCTAGAGTCATAATGGCTGTATTAATATAGTCTGGTGACCTTCCAATTGTGCCACAGCTTTTACGGGCCCATAGCTGTGTAGCTTCCCTTCGTTTTTTTAAATCATCAATAGACGTTGGTTTTTCAAAAGCAAAATTTATTGTTTCACCGTGTACTTCTGAATATCTAGTTAAGTAGGATTTAGTCGGTTCATGGTGCTGCATATCGTAAAGAGATGCTTTACTTTTTAATACCCCTTTAAATGCTCGTTGCTCCGAAACGTCTCCATCAATCCTTTTTCCTTCAATCCAAATTTCATTTTTCATTTTATTAATTCGCTTTATATATTGTTGTCCTGTTATGATAGAC is a window from the Evansella cellulosilytica DSM 2522 genome containing:
- the ade gene encoding adenine deaminase, with the protein product MKVKKDVLKKRLAVAARKTPADKVFKNGQIIDVFNGTLMTGDVAIVDDTIVGIGDFEGHIEIDATNKYISPGFIDSHVHIESSMVTPSQFARVVLPHGVTTVIADPHEIANVSGTIGIEFMLDDSEGIPLHVFLMLPSCVPATPFENSGANLQAKDLAQFYTHPRVLGLGEVMDYPSVHHNDDVMIEKIFGAQVNGKIIDGHAAGLNNNAINVYRTAGIRTDHEAVTKEEAEERLKRGMYLLIREGSVAKDLTQLLKVVTNSNSRRCAFCTDDKHIDDLIQEGSVDHNVRLAIQKGISPITAIQMATINAAECYKLDNKGAIAPGFDADIILLDSLQDIAIDEVYSSGQLVAKKGRFLIKEEIGIKPGEDIISSVHATEITEKDITLSINEKQLANVISIIPNSLITKHIVKEVKGREGAFVSDIENDLLKLAVIERHHYTGNVGLGIVHGLKLKRGAIATTIAHDSHNMIVTGTSDKDMLFAIKSVEEIGGGLVVVSEEKVIASLPLHIAGLITDDDYEIVYKKLNHINDALSDIGISQDFNPFLTLSFLALPVIPALKLTDIGLFNVDQFKHINLFET
- the hpaB gene encoding 4-hydroxyphenylacetate 3-monooxygenase, oxygenase component; protein product: MSIITGQQYIKRINKMKNEIWIEGKRIDGDVSEQRAFKGVLKSKASLYDMQHHEPTKSYLTRYSEVHGETINFAFEKPTSIDDLKKRREATQLWARKSCGTIGRSPDYINTAIMTLASSLPFFEEKYTENITAIYENAVKNDLSFTHTFINPQVNRSPYSQINLLDSNQDKIIAAKIVDETSDGIVIQGARLLATQGGVTDELLVLPSGGDAINNDYAYAFSIPSNTPGLKFICREPFSKHPTNTFDHPLSAQFDEIDSVVVFDHVLVPWERVFLYKDLHAVGSIYTKTSLNLMLLFQATSRQVVKTEFILGLAESIAETISITEYQHVQEKISEIIVTLEIMKALLQKSEMSAIKNEFGMMVPNPLSLMTASNYYQKIYPRLIEILHLLGASGFITLPTESDFNSSISSDLELYLQAKNADAKDRVQLFRLAWDLTMSSFGTRQTQYERFFFGDPVRLSSSLYQAYNKKPYVDDIQAFLNNQ
- a CDS encoding branched-chain amino acid aminotransferase: MTLTIDKVKELKEKPNPKQLGFGKYFTDHMFMMDYEREKGWFNPRIKPYEPLSLDPATMVFHYSQSVFEGLKAYRTEDDRVLLFRPEKNFERLNESNRRLSIPLVDNELILQYLKKLIEIEKEWIPKEEGTSLYIRPFIIPTDTNLRVAPANTYKLMIILSPVGSYYPEGIHPVSIYVEHEYTRAVKGGTGTAKTAGNYSAGYVAQEKAAQNGFAQVLWLDGMEKKYIEEVGSMNVFFRIDDEVVTPKLNGSILPGITRMSIIELLKSWGVPVKERLVSMEEIIEAYKNNRLKEAFGTGTAAVISPIGELNWHNEQYIINNKKTGELSKKLYETITSIQTGSMKDTFNWTEVVK